The following coding sequences are from one Anguilla rostrata isolate EN2019 chromosome 16, ASM1855537v3, whole genome shotgun sequence window:
- the rhpn2 gene encoding rhophilin-2 isoform X1: MTDTILPNGCKENPVVENGYFKKGCNPFAQTGRSKLQKQRAELNQQIIKQMRMRAGAENLLRATSNNKVREMVLLELSYVNSNLQLLTEQLEGLNSSVEVYQNPQEMANIPLIPLGLKETKDVDFSVPFKDFILEHYSEDGSNFEDEIADLMDLRQACRTPSRSEAGIELLSSYFSHLSLLENRFFSPTRQTGIFFTWYDSFTGVPVCQQNISLEKASVLFNMAALYTQSGTRCNRQTRAGLEDAITAFQKAAGVLNHLKETFTHTPSYDMSPAMLSMLIKMLLAQSQECLFERTALPGIRNEFLSLLKMAQEATKVGDTYDHLHQSMIQAPIKDNVPFFWSTMAQVKTNHYRALGHYFVATALLDHELSHRDDEDEQEKALSQLYDAMPEGYSPLDILKKKEERQRIGKAHLRKATLNHEEALRIHGLCRHLRKLDVLRDILQASHKRSLGKLAENESEDEFIDYLEAPDIISKTDHKAELEMPVSTKVKVKDFFHKLGPLSVFSAKQRWTAPRTIRVRPEDLDLGFTLKGDAPVQVQSMDPLCPAALDGLKEGDYIVAVGDADCKWMGLSEVMRLLKDAEEEGVDIRVVSMMDGSLPLPTKSATYCGLPKTYSMICLDFDENDTKGTKSRKVSKKLSFLNWGLKNKHKSASTLSLPTADYSGTLPWNKQCATFPHSANDSALY; the protein is encoded by the exons GGCAACCTCCAACAACAAAGTCCGTGAGATGGTCCTGCTGGAGCTGTCCTACGTGAACTCAAACCTGCAGCTGCTCACAGAACAACTAGAGGGGCTGAACAGCTCTGTGGAGGTCTACCAGAATCCTCA AGAGATGGCAAACATCCCCCTGATTCCCTTGGGACTGAAAGAGACCAAAGACGTGGACTTCTCTGTTCCTTTCAAG GACTTCATCCTGGAGCATTACAGCGAAGACGGCTCCAACTTCGAAGATGAGATTGCAGATCTCATGGACCTCCGACAG gcCTGCCGCACTCCCAGCCGCAGCGAGGCCGGAATCGAGCTCCTGTCCAGCTACTTCAGCCACCTGTCCCTGCTGGAGAACCGGTTCTTCTCTCCCACGCGGCAGACCGGAATCTTCTTCACCTG GTATGACTCCTTCACCGGAGTGCCCGTGTGCCAGCAGAACATCTCGCTGGAGAAGGCCAGCGTGCTTTTCAACATGGCCGCCCTGTACACTCAGAGCGGGACCCGCTGCAATCGACAGACGCGCGCCGGGCTCGAGGACGCCATCACTGCCTTCCAGAAAGCCGCAG GGGTCCTGAACCACCTGAAGGAGACGTTCACCCACACCCCCAGCTATGACATGAGCCCAGCCATGCTCAGCATGCTGATCAAGATGCTGCTGGCCCAGTCCCAGGAGTGCCTGTTCGAGAGGACCGCCCTGCCCGGCATCCGTAACGagttcctctccctcctcaaaATGGCCCAGGAGGCCACCAAG GTGGGAGACACATATGACCACCTCCACCAGTCTATGATCCAGGCCCCGATCAAAGACAACGTCCCGTTCTTCTGGTCCACCATGGCGCAGGTGAAGACCAACCACTACCGCGCCCTTGGCCACTACTTCGTGGCTACAGCGCTCCTCGACCACGAGC TGAGCCACAGGGACGATGAGGACGAGCAGGAGAAGGCCCTGTCCCAGCTGTACGACGCCATGCCCGAAGGCTACTCCCCTCTCGATATCCTCAAGAAGAAAGAGGAACGCCAGCGCATCG GTAAGGCTCACCTGCGCAAGGCCACCCTGAACCACGAGGAGGCGCTGCGCATCCACGGCCTGTGCCGGCACCTCCGCAAGCTGGACGTCCTGCGCGACATCCTGCAGGCCAGCCACAAGCGCTCGCTCGGCAAGCTGGCGGAGAACGAGTCCGAGGACGAGTTCATCGACTACCTGGAGGCCCCTGACATCATCT CTAAAACAGATCACAAAGCTGAATTGGAAATGCCAGTATCGACCAAGGTGAAAGTCAAAGACTTTTTCCACAAGCTG GGCCCGCTCTCCGTGTTCTCGGCCAAGCAGAGGTGGACCGCCCCTCGCACCATACGCGTGCGCCCCGAGGACCTCGACCTGGGCTTCACGCTGAAGGGGGACGCGCCCGTCCAGGTCCAGTCCATGGACCCGCTCTGCCCCGCAGCG CTGGACGGGCTAAAGGAGGGAGACTACATCGTAGCTGTCGGCGACGCAGACTGCAAGTGGATGGGCCTGAGCGAGGTGATGAGGCTCCTGAAGGacgcggaggaggagggagtggaCATCCGAGTGGTCAGCATGATGGACGGCAGCCTCCCTttg CCCACCAAGAGTGCCACCTACTGCGGCTTACCCAAAACCTACTCCATGATTTGCCTGGACTTCGATGAGAATGACACTAAGGGCACTAAGTCCAGGAAGGTCAGTAAGAAATTGTCTTTCCTCAACTGGGGCCTGAAGAACAAACACAAGAGTGCCAGCACCCTCAGCCTGCCCACCGCCGACTACTCCGGCACCTTGCCCTGGAACAAGCAGTGCGCCACCTTCCCACACTCCGCCAATGACAGCGCACTTTACTAG
- the rhpn2 gene encoding rhophilin-2 isoform X2: MTDTILPNGCKENPVVENGYFKKGCNPFAQTGRSKLQKQRAELNQQIIKQMRMRAGAENLLRATSNNKVREMVLLELSYVNSNLQLLTEQLEGLNSSVEVYQNPQEMANIPLIPLGLKETKDVDFSVPFKDFILEHYSEDGSNFEDEIADLMDLRQACRTPSRSEAGIELLSSYFSHLSLLENRFFSPTRQTGIFFTWYDSFTGVPVCQQNISLEKASVLFNMAALYTQSGTRCNRQTRAGLEDAITAFQKAAGVLNHLKETFTHTPSYDMSPAMLSMLIKMLLAQSQECLFERTALPGIRNEFLSLLKMAQEATKVGDTYDHLHQSMIQAPIKDNVPFFWSTMAQVKTNHYRALGHYFVATALLDHELSHRDDEDEQEKALSQLYDAMPEGYSPLDILKKKEERQRIGKAHLRKATLNHEEALRIHGLCRHLRKLDVLRDILQASHKRSLGKLAENESEDEFIDYLEAPDIISKTDHKAELEMPVSTKGPLSVFSAKQRWTAPRTIRVRPEDLDLGFTLKGDAPVQVQSMDPLCPAALDGLKEGDYIVAVGDADCKWMGLSEVMRLLKDAEEEGVDIRVVSMMDGSLPLPTKSATYCGLPKTYSMICLDFDENDTKGTKSRKVSKKLSFLNWGLKNKHKSASTLSLPTADYSGTLPWNKQCATFPHSANDSALY, translated from the exons GGCAACCTCCAACAACAAAGTCCGTGAGATGGTCCTGCTGGAGCTGTCCTACGTGAACTCAAACCTGCAGCTGCTCACAGAACAACTAGAGGGGCTGAACAGCTCTGTGGAGGTCTACCAGAATCCTCA AGAGATGGCAAACATCCCCCTGATTCCCTTGGGACTGAAAGAGACCAAAGACGTGGACTTCTCTGTTCCTTTCAAG GACTTCATCCTGGAGCATTACAGCGAAGACGGCTCCAACTTCGAAGATGAGATTGCAGATCTCATGGACCTCCGACAG gcCTGCCGCACTCCCAGCCGCAGCGAGGCCGGAATCGAGCTCCTGTCCAGCTACTTCAGCCACCTGTCCCTGCTGGAGAACCGGTTCTTCTCTCCCACGCGGCAGACCGGAATCTTCTTCACCTG GTATGACTCCTTCACCGGAGTGCCCGTGTGCCAGCAGAACATCTCGCTGGAGAAGGCCAGCGTGCTTTTCAACATGGCCGCCCTGTACACTCAGAGCGGGACCCGCTGCAATCGACAGACGCGCGCCGGGCTCGAGGACGCCATCACTGCCTTCCAGAAAGCCGCAG GGGTCCTGAACCACCTGAAGGAGACGTTCACCCACACCCCCAGCTATGACATGAGCCCAGCCATGCTCAGCATGCTGATCAAGATGCTGCTGGCCCAGTCCCAGGAGTGCCTGTTCGAGAGGACCGCCCTGCCCGGCATCCGTAACGagttcctctccctcctcaaaATGGCCCAGGAGGCCACCAAG GTGGGAGACACATATGACCACCTCCACCAGTCTATGATCCAGGCCCCGATCAAAGACAACGTCCCGTTCTTCTGGTCCACCATGGCGCAGGTGAAGACCAACCACTACCGCGCCCTTGGCCACTACTTCGTGGCTACAGCGCTCCTCGACCACGAGC TGAGCCACAGGGACGATGAGGACGAGCAGGAGAAGGCCCTGTCCCAGCTGTACGACGCCATGCCCGAAGGCTACTCCCCTCTCGATATCCTCAAGAAGAAAGAGGAACGCCAGCGCATCG GTAAGGCTCACCTGCGCAAGGCCACCCTGAACCACGAGGAGGCGCTGCGCATCCACGGCCTGTGCCGGCACCTCCGCAAGCTGGACGTCCTGCGCGACATCCTGCAGGCCAGCCACAAGCGCTCGCTCGGCAAGCTGGCGGAGAACGAGTCCGAGGACGAGTTCATCGACTACCTGGAGGCCCCTGACATCATCT CTAAAACAGATCACAAAGCTGAATTGGAAATGCCAGTATCGACCAAG GGCCCGCTCTCCGTGTTCTCGGCCAAGCAGAGGTGGACCGCCCCTCGCACCATACGCGTGCGCCCCGAGGACCTCGACCTGGGCTTCACGCTGAAGGGGGACGCGCCCGTCCAGGTCCAGTCCATGGACCCGCTCTGCCCCGCAGCG CTGGACGGGCTAAAGGAGGGAGACTACATCGTAGCTGTCGGCGACGCAGACTGCAAGTGGATGGGCCTGAGCGAGGTGATGAGGCTCCTGAAGGacgcggaggaggagggagtggaCATCCGAGTGGTCAGCATGATGGACGGCAGCCTCCCTttg CCCACCAAGAGTGCCACCTACTGCGGCTTACCCAAAACCTACTCCATGATTTGCCTGGACTTCGATGAGAATGACACTAAGGGCACTAAGTCCAGGAAGGTCAGTAAGAAATTGTCTTTCCTCAACTGGGGCCTGAAGAACAAACACAAGAGTGCCAGCACCCTCAGCCTGCCCACCGCCGACTACTCCGGCACCTTGCCCTGGAACAAGCAGTGCGCCACCTTCCCACACTCCGCCAATGACAGCGCACTTTACTAG
- the rhpn2 gene encoding rhophilin-2 isoform X3 has protein sequence MRMRAGAENLLRATSNNKVREMVLLELSYVNSNLQLLTEQLEGLNSSVEVYQNPQEMANIPLIPLGLKETKDVDFSVPFKDFILEHYSEDGSNFEDEIADLMDLRQACRTPSRSEAGIELLSSYFSHLSLLENRFFSPTRQTGIFFTWYDSFTGVPVCQQNISLEKASVLFNMAALYTQSGTRCNRQTRAGLEDAITAFQKAAGVLNHLKETFTHTPSYDMSPAMLSMLIKMLLAQSQECLFERTALPGIRNEFLSLLKMAQEATKVGDTYDHLHQSMIQAPIKDNVPFFWSTMAQVKTNHYRALGHYFVATALLDHELSHRDDEDEQEKALSQLYDAMPEGYSPLDILKKKEERQRIGKAHLRKATLNHEEALRIHGLCRHLRKLDVLRDILQASHKRSLGKLAENESEDEFIDYLEAPDIISKTDHKAELEMPVSTKVKVKDFFHKLGPLSVFSAKQRWTAPRTIRVRPEDLDLGFTLKGDAPVQVQSMDPLCPAALDGLKEGDYIVAVGDADCKWMGLSEVMRLLKDAEEEGVDIRVVSMMDGSLPLPTKSATYCGLPKTYSMICLDFDENDTKGTKSRKVSKKLSFLNWGLKNKHKSASTLSLPTADYSGTLPWNKQCATFPHSANDSALY, from the exons GGCAACCTCCAACAACAAAGTCCGTGAGATGGTCCTGCTGGAGCTGTCCTACGTGAACTCAAACCTGCAGCTGCTCACAGAACAACTAGAGGGGCTGAACAGCTCTGTGGAGGTCTACCAGAATCCTCA AGAGATGGCAAACATCCCCCTGATTCCCTTGGGACTGAAAGAGACCAAAGACGTGGACTTCTCTGTTCCTTTCAAG GACTTCATCCTGGAGCATTACAGCGAAGACGGCTCCAACTTCGAAGATGAGATTGCAGATCTCATGGACCTCCGACAG gcCTGCCGCACTCCCAGCCGCAGCGAGGCCGGAATCGAGCTCCTGTCCAGCTACTTCAGCCACCTGTCCCTGCTGGAGAACCGGTTCTTCTCTCCCACGCGGCAGACCGGAATCTTCTTCACCTG GTATGACTCCTTCACCGGAGTGCCCGTGTGCCAGCAGAACATCTCGCTGGAGAAGGCCAGCGTGCTTTTCAACATGGCCGCCCTGTACACTCAGAGCGGGACCCGCTGCAATCGACAGACGCGCGCCGGGCTCGAGGACGCCATCACTGCCTTCCAGAAAGCCGCAG GGGTCCTGAACCACCTGAAGGAGACGTTCACCCACACCCCCAGCTATGACATGAGCCCAGCCATGCTCAGCATGCTGATCAAGATGCTGCTGGCCCAGTCCCAGGAGTGCCTGTTCGAGAGGACCGCCCTGCCCGGCATCCGTAACGagttcctctccctcctcaaaATGGCCCAGGAGGCCACCAAG GTGGGAGACACATATGACCACCTCCACCAGTCTATGATCCAGGCCCCGATCAAAGACAACGTCCCGTTCTTCTGGTCCACCATGGCGCAGGTGAAGACCAACCACTACCGCGCCCTTGGCCACTACTTCGTGGCTACAGCGCTCCTCGACCACGAGC TGAGCCACAGGGACGATGAGGACGAGCAGGAGAAGGCCCTGTCCCAGCTGTACGACGCCATGCCCGAAGGCTACTCCCCTCTCGATATCCTCAAGAAGAAAGAGGAACGCCAGCGCATCG GTAAGGCTCACCTGCGCAAGGCCACCCTGAACCACGAGGAGGCGCTGCGCATCCACGGCCTGTGCCGGCACCTCCGCAAGCTGGACGTCCTGCGCGACATCCTGCAGGCCAGCCACAAGCGCTCGCTCGGCAAGCTGGCGGAGAACGAGTCCGAGGACGAGTTCATCGACTACCTGGAGGCCCCTGACATCATCT CTAAAACAGATCACAAAGCTGAATTGGAAATGCCAGTATCGACCAAGGTGAAAGTCAAAGACTTTTTCCACAAGCTG GGCCCGCTCTCCGTGTTCTCGGCCAAGCAGAGGTGGACCGCCCCTCGCACCATACGCGTGCGCCCCGAGGACCTCGACCTGGGCTTCACGCTGAAGGGGGACGCGCCCGTCCAGGTCCAGTCCATGGACCCGCTCTGCCCCGCAGCG CTGGACGGGCTAAAGGAGGGAGACTACATCGTAGCTGTCGGCGACGCAGACTGCAAGTGGATGGGCCTGAGCGAGGTGATGAGGCTCCTGAAGGacgcggaggaggagggagtggaCATCCGAGTGGTCAGCATGATGGACGGCAGCCTCCCTttg CCCACCAAGAGTGCCACCTACTGCGGCTTACCCAAAACCTACTCCATGATTTGCCTGGACTTCGATGAGAATGACACTAAGGGCACTAAGTCCAGGAAGGTCAGTAAGAAATTGTCTTTCCTCAACTGGGGCCTGAAGAACAAACACAAGAGTGCCAGCACCCTCAGCCTGCCCACCGCCGACTACTCCGGCACCTTGCCCTGGAACAAGCAGTGCGCCACCTTCCCACACTCCGCCAATGACAGCGCACTTTACTAG